One window from the genome of Hippopotamus amphibius kiboko isolate mHipAmp2 chromosome 13, mHipAmp2.hap2, whole genome shotgun sequence encodes:
- the ARPC4 gene encoding actin-related protein 2/3 complex subunit 4 → MTATLRPYLSAVRATLQAALCLENFSSQVVERHNKPEVEVRSSKELLLQPVTISRNEKEKVLIEGSINSVRVSIAVKQADEIEKILCHKFMRFMMMRAENFFILRRKPVEGYDISFLITNFHTEQMYKHKLVDFVIHFMEEIDKEISEMKLSVNARARIVAEEFLKNF, encoded by the exons ATG ACTGCCACTCTCCGCCCCTACCTGAGTGCCGTGCGGGCCACACTGCAggctgccctctgcctggagaaTTTCTCCTCCCAGGTCGTGGAACGACACAACAAGCCGGAAGTGGAAGTCAG GAGTAGCAAAGAGCTCCTCCTACAACCCGTGACCATCAGTAGGAATGAGAAGGAAAAGGTTCTGATTGAAGGCTCCATCAACTCTGTCCGGGTCAGCATTGCTGTGAAACAG GCTGATGAGATCGAGAAGATTTTATGTCACAAGTTCATGCGCTTCATGATGATGCGAGCAGAGAACTTCTTTATCCTCCGAAGGAAACCAGTGGAG GGATATGACATCAGCTTTCTGATCACCAACTTCCACACAGAGCAGATGTATAAACACAAGTTGGTGGACTTTGTGATCCACTTCATGGAGGAAATAGACAAGGAGATCAGTGAGATGAAGCTGTCGGTCAATGCTCGTGCGCGCATCGTGGCCGAGGAGTTCCTCAAGAAT TTTTAA